GTTCGAGGAGTGGAGGATCGCCCAGCCGGCCGGCCGGGACCCCCTCCGCCCCGCCGTGGACCGGGCCGAGTTCCCCGTCGAACGGCCCGAACTCCACCCCGGCGACCTGCTGATCTGGAACGGTCTTCTCGCCCACGGCGTGGCGCGCAACGCCTCCGAGAACGGGGTGCGGGCGGTCCAGTACCTGTCGATGATGCCGGCGCTCGAGGAGCACGAGAGGCTGCGGCGCTCCCGTGTCGAGTCCTGGCGGCACCTGCGGACCCCGCGCTGGAACCGCACGCTCGTCGGCGATCCGGTGCTGCACGAGTCCAAGCGCTACCCCACGGCCGAACTGACCGGGCTCGGCAGCCGCCTCCTCGGTCTCGCCTCGTGGCACGACACGGCAGCCGACGGCCGGAGCCGGGACGGAGAACCGGCGTGCGCCGTGTCTGCCTGACCCTCCCCACCAACCGGGCGTGCTCCGAGACCCTCAGGGCGGTCGCCGAGGAGGCCGCCTACGGCGCCCGCCGGTTCGGCGTCGAGGTGCACCTCCTGGTCCTGGACTCCTCCGAGGCACCGGTGCTCGCCGAACACCGCGAGACGGTGGACGGTCTGCCCCCGGCCCCGGGCGTGGTCGTCCACCACCTCGACGAGACGCAGCAGCGGACCTTCCTGCAAGCGGTGATCGCGCGGTCCGGCGTCGCCGCACCCGACCGGGTGCTCGACCTGATGCTGCCGTCCCGCGTGTCCTACGGCGCCTGCACCAACCGCGCCTTCCTGATCGCCGAGGCCCTGGGCTGCGCCTCGGTCCACCGCCGGGACTCGGACAGCCGCTACCAGGTCCACTCCGAGCGCCCGGAGGGCGGCGAACCGGTCTTCCCGATCCACCACGAGCTGACGTCCCTGGGACGGCGCGCAGCCGAGGTGGCCGGGCTCGTGTCGCGGAGCAGGCTCGATCCCGCGTGCGCGGACCGGCCGGTGGCCCTGGTCGGCGGCTCCTTCGTCGGCGAGATGTCCGTGGACGTCGAGGAGATCCGCCGGCTCGATCCCGCCGTCTACGACGACGTCGTCGGCCTGTCGGTCCCCGACGGCTATCCGGAGATCTGGCGCAGGAACCTCATCGCGGAGTCGTTCCGCGGCGCCGGGACCGCCCCCTTCACGAGCGACCTCACGACGCTCACCCGCGTCGGCCCCACGCGTGTCGACATGTGCAACATCGGCTTCACCCGCGAGGTCTACGGCCGGGTGCCGCTGCCTCCCGCCACCGACACCATCGGCAGCGACTACTTCCTCATCCACCTGGTCCACGACGCCCGGCTGCCCGGCGTCCTGCACAACCGTCACATCATCAACTTCCATACACGCGAGCGCCGTTCCGATGCGGGCTTCCTCGCCTATCAGCGGCGGCTCGCGAAGTTCCTCCTGTCCACGCCGTACTTCGACGCCGTGTACGGGCAGATGGCCGCCGCCGGAGCGGAGTTGCTCGACTCCGACGGCCAGGTCCGTGCGTCCGCCGTCGCCGGGTTCGTCAGGGACAGCACCCGGCTGGACCGCGTCGAGAACGCCGAGCGGCTGGACGTCATCGACCGCTCGTTCCGCAAGCTCGGCGGCCGCTACGCCGGGGCCGCCGACGTCCTCGCCGCCGAGCGCGAGCGACTCCTCGACGAGTCCCGCGCCGACATGGAGGAGTTCGCCCTCCTGATCGACGCCTGGGGCCCGCTGACCCGCTCCACGAAGTCCGTGAAAGGCATCACATGGTGAGTGAGCGAGCCACTTCGAGACTCAAGGACATCCGCGCCCGCGCCTGCACCGTGACTGTCGCGTACGCGGGCGGCGAGGAGCGCCGGGGCCCCGTCACGATGGGGCAGGCCAACATGATCCGCTGCATCCTGCGGGACGAGCCCGCGCACATCAACATCCACGATGTGTGGCCGGCACCCGCCGGGACCGGGATGGAAGCGGCCGTCGACGCCCTGCGCGCCCTCGCCGTCCGGCACGAGGCGCTGCGCACCACGTTCCCCCACGCCCCTGGCTCCGCTCCTCGCGAGCAAGTCGTGGCCGCCGAGGGCACGTTCACCGTCACCGTCCTCGACCACGACGAACTCCCCGGCGAACCCGACCGGTACGCCGAGTCGTTGGCGCGCGAGGCCCGCGACGAGCGGTTCCACCTGGACCGGGACTTCCCCCTCCGGGTGTCCCTGGTAGCCCTCGACGGCACGCCGGTGTACGCCGCGCTCGCGGCCAGCCACGCGGTCGCGGACATCAGCGCGCTCGCCGTCCTCAAGGAGGAATGGCTCGCGCTGCTGGCCGGCGGGACGCTCCCTCCGCAGACGGCGCTGACGCCGCTCGGCCTCGCCGCCGAGGAGGCGGCCCCGGCCGGGCTCCGTAAGTCCGCGGCGTCGCTGGGGTACTGGGAGCGGATCATCCGTACCGGACCGCAGGCCATGTTCGCGGAACCGGGCGCCGAAGGCACCGAGGTCCGCGCGCCGCAGCTCACCCTCCGGTCGCGGCGCGGCGCCCGCGCCCTGGCCCTCGTCGCGGAGCGCACCGGCGGCCTGCCGTCGACGGTGCTGCTCACGGCCTGGTGCGCGCTCCTCGCGCACCGTACGGACCAGCCGGCCTGCGTGACCGCCGTCCCGACGTCCAACCGGTACGAGCCCCGCCTGACCCGCTCGGTGAACACCCTGTCCCAGGACGCCCTGCTCTGCCTCGACGTCCGGGTCCCGTCCTTCGACGTCCTCCTCGGCAAGGCCTGGGGTGCCGCGCTCAACGCCTACCGGCACAGCCGGTTCGACGCCGTGAGCCTGTGGGAGATGATCGGCAGGGCGACCTTCGAGCGCGGCAGCCGGTTCACCCGCGATGTCGCCTTCAACGACGTGAGCACCCTGCCCACCGCGCTGCCCTCCACGCTCCCTTCCGCGCACGACCCCTCCTCCCCCGGCGACGATGCCGTCATCGGCCCCGAGCTTGAGCTCAGTTGGGGCGAGGACCAGGTGCTGCCGACCCGCGTCCTGACCTTCGTCCACGAGACGGACCCCCTGCTGCGCCTCGGCGTGTGGGCGGACCCCGCACTGTTCACCCGGGAGCAGGCGGAGGGCTTCCTCGTCGGTCTGGTGCGTCTCCTGGAGGCGGCCGCCACCGGGGACGTACCGCTGGACGCGCTCACCGAGGTGACCGGGGTCCGGCCGGTCGAGCGCGGTGCGGACTGGGAGCGGGTGGACGGCTCCTGGGTCTCGCCGCCCGCCGTGGCGGAGGCCCTGAGCCGGGCCCTCGACGGCGTACCCGTACACGTCACGACGGATCCCCCGGCCACCGACGGACCGGCGGAGGCGGAGGCCGGGCGGGGCCTCACGGCGTACATCGCCTCCGGGGGCGCGCCGCTGACTCCGGCGGCGGCCCACGCCGCGCTCATGGACGCCCTCCCCGGCCGTCCCGGGCTGCTGGCTCCCCGCCGGTACGTGATCGTCCAGAGCCCGCCGGCGGAGGCCCACCGGAGCGGCGCCTGGCTCCGGCAGCAGATTCTCTCGGAAGGGACCGGCCGGGAACCGGCGGATGCGACATGACGATGGATACCGATGGTGTGACCGTCCGGCAGAAGCCGGACCCGCTTCCCAGCCCCTGGCGGTCGAGCCGCTTCCGGCTGTTCTTCACGGCCCGCAGCGCGTCGCTGCTCGCCGACGGCATGCTGATGGTCTCGCTCACGACCGCCGTCCTCGGTGCGGGTTACGGGGCCAGTGGCGTCGGTTACGCGCTGGCCGCGTGGATGGCGCCGATCGTCCTGCTGGTCCTCGTCGGCGGCGTCCTCGCCGACCGGTTCACCCCGCAGGTCATGATGGTCGGCGCCGACGTGGTGCGCCTGGTCGCCATGCTCGCGCTCGCGGCACTGCTCGCCGCGGGCGGGGTGCGGCTCTGGCACATCATGGCGCTGCTCGCACTCAGCGGCGCGGCGACGGCCATGTTCCAGCCGGGTCTGGCGAGCATGGTCCCCCAGGTCGCCGAGGACATCCAGCGGGCGAACGCGCTCCTGCGGATCTCCGAGGCGATCTGCACCCTGGCCGGCCCCGGGCTCGCGGGCCTCCTCGTCGCCTACTGGGACGTGGCGGGATCCTTCCTGGTCATCGCGGCGGCCTTCGCGCTCAGCGCGCTGGGTCTCGCGCCACTGCGGAAACTGAGCACGGCCAAGGACGACAGCGCCGACCCGCTGTGGCAGAGGCTGGCCACGGGCTGGCACGAGTTCCGGTCCCGGTCCTGGCTGTGGGGCGTCATCGCCGTCTGGGCGGTCTACGGCCTGTTCGTCTTCGGCCCGGCCCTGCCGCTGGGCGCCGCGCTGCTCACCGAACAGCACGGGGCGAGCGGCTACGGCTGGATCGCCTCCGCCGACGGGGCCGGGACGATCGTCGGCGGTCTGCTCGGCATGCGCGTCAAGCCTCGCCGTCCGCTCGTCGCGGGCGCCCTCGCCATGGTCTTCTTCTCGCTCAACCCCCTGGCTCCCGCTCTCGGCTGGTCGTTCACGCTCACGGCCGTCACCGGCGTCGTGGCCGGCTGCGGCTTCGCCTTCTGGGGAGTCATGTGGGCGACCAGCGTGCAGACCCACATCCCGCTGGCCGTCCTCAGCCGTGTCTCCGCCTACGACATCGCCGGCTCCATCATGGTGATCCCGCTGGGCCGGGCACTGGCCGGCCCGGCGGCGGAGACCTTCGGTGCCGACCGGGTGCTGCTCTTCTCCGCCGTGGTGGGTGTCGTGTTCCTCGGAGTCATGCTCTGCGTCCCGGCCGTGCGGGCGCTGGGGCGGGCTCCGGAGGGCGGCTAGCGGTAGGGGTGGGTGGGCGCCCACAGGCGGGCACGCCCTCGGCGTTTCGGCCATGCGCGCCTCGGGGCACGGCCCTCCTCCGGCAAGGGTCGGTGTACCCGGCACGCTCGGGTTCTCGCTCTGCCATGCGGATCGTGACACGTCCGAAAGACGCGTGTTCGACATTGCCGTCGTTTCGTTGAGCCGCATGACATCCGGGCGACACCCGGACGGCTCAGCGACGGAGGACACCATGCATCCCTCCCCCACCCCGCCGACGACACCCACCCCACCCGATCAGGACACCACCGACGGCGGCCCCTCCGCCTCCGAACGGCTGCTGTTCGGCGGGGAGCTCGCGTACGACTTCGGCTGGGGCCGGCACCACGGCGTCTGGCTGAAGCTGAGCCTGCGCGCCATGGCGCTCTCGCTCCCCCGGCAGGTCGGCATCGCCGTGCGGCTGGCCCGCGAGGCCGACCGCCGGGCTCTGTACACGGTCGTGGCAGCCGAGTTCGGGCGGGGTGTCACCCAGGCGGTGTCGCTGATCGCCGTGAACGCGATCCTGGTCGAGCTCCTCGCCCAGGGCAGCACCGTCGAGCGACTGCGCTCCGCGCTGCCCTCCCTCGTCGTCGTCGCCGTCCTCGCGGTGCTCGCCTCCGCCGGGAAGTCGGCCTCCGCCGCGGCGACCGGGATCCTGGAGCCCAAGGTGCAACGGGTCGCCACGGAGCGGTACTTGGGCCTGGTCGCCCGGGTCGAGCTGGAGGCCATCGAGGACGACGCGTTCCACAAGCTGATGGACTCCGCCCAGTGGGGTGCGGAGTCGTCGCGCCGGATGGTCGGGTACTGCACGGCCGTGGTCACCTCGGCGATCTCGCTCGTCGCGGCCGCCGGCGTCCTCACCGTCCTGCACCCCTTGCTGCTGCCCCTGCTGATCGCCATGGCGCTGCCGAGCGCGTGGAGTTCGCTGACGATGGCGCGGGCGCGGTACGTGAGCTGGCACCGGTTCGTGCAGCACGCGCGGGCCGCGCAGTTGATCAGCCGGCTCCTGATCGACCAGCAGGCGGCGGGCGAGGTCCGGGTCCACGACGTGGGTCCGTTCCTCCTCGAACACTTCCGGGGCATGGCGGAGACCAGCGAGCGGGAACAGACCCGGCTGGCGTGGATCGGCGCCCGGACGGGACTGACGGCGGACGCGGCGCGCGGTCTGGCGACCGTCGGCACGTACGCCGTGCTCGGGTTGCTCCTGTGGGACGGGCACATGGCCCTCGCCGTCGGCGGCACGGCCGTCCTCGCGATCCGTACGGGTTCGGCGAGCATCACCGATCTGGTACTGCGGGTCACCGACGTACAGGAGGAGTCGCTGTTCGTGGCCGATCTGGAGACCCTCTGCGAGGAGGCGGTCCGCCGCGAGATCCCCACCACCGGGGTGGACCTGCCCGAGGAGGTCGACGAGATCCGGTTCGAGAAGGTCACCTTCACCTATCCGGGGGCGGAGAAGCCGTCCCTGAGCGAGGTCGACCTGGTCGTCCCCCGGGGCAGGACGGTCGCGTTCGTCGGCAGGAACGGTTCGGGCAAGACCACGGTCACCCGCCTGCTCTGCGGGCTCTACCTCCCGGACGACGGCCGGGTGACCTGGGGCGGGGTCGACACGGCGCGGGCCTGCCGGGCGCAGGTCTTCGACCGTGTCGCGATGGTCGCGCAGAACTTCCACCGCTGGCCCTTCACCGCCCGCGTCAACATCGGCATCGGCCGGCCCGGTGGCCCGCTCGACGACGCGCCGATCGGGGACGCGGCGGCGTACGCGGGTGCGGACGACGTCGTCAAGGGACTCCCCCGCGGCCTGGACACGCTCCTGGCGCGCGGCTACCGGGGCGGCCAGGAGATCTCCGGCGGGCAGTGGCAGAAGATCGGCCTCGCCCGGGCGCGGTACCGCGAGGGCCAGGTCCTGATCGTGGACGAACCGACGAGCGCCCTCGACCCGGCCGCCGAGCAGCGGGTCTTCGACCAGATCCACCGCCTCGCAGGCACCGGCCAGACCACGATCCTGATCACCCACCGCCTGCACAGCGTGGCCCACGCGGACCTCATCTACGTGATGGAGGAGGGCCGGGTCGTGGAGGCCGGTACCTTCGCGGAACTCATGGACCCCGTCACCGGCACGGGTGCCTTCCGCGAGGCGTACGAGCTCCAGGCCCGTCAGTTCGTGCGCCCCTCCGTCCCTTCCCAGGGCGGGCCCGCGGGCGCCGAATCCCCCACGGCCACCGCGTCCGCTACGGACATGACGCCGTGAGGAGGGACGCCACCGCTTCTGCCGTGTCCGGGTGACGGTCCGTCAGGGTCGGGTGGTGTGGGGCTGGGCCCGTTCGGGTCCAGCCCTCCTCGCAGCCCAGCAGCTCCGCCACCGCGTCGCAGGTCTCCGGGTGCGCAGGCAGCAGGGCCGCGCCCTGCGGGTGCGGAGGCGGTCCGTCCGTGGGCGTCCAGCCGTCCGTGCAGCCCAGCAGCTCCGCGAGCGCGTCGCAGGTGTCGGGGTGCACCGGCAGCAGGGCCGCGCCCCGTGGGGTCGTGGAGTGCGGGCGGGCGCGGGCCGCCGCGGGGGTGGCCGGTTGCTGACGCCACGGCGGGACCCAGGCGTCCAGGGCGGCGAGCCGGGCCGGGAAGATCCGGCCCGCCTCGCGGATGAGCAGCGGCGCCAGCTCCGCCGCGTTCGACCGGAGCGTGGTGATGAGCACCGGCAGCCACGGCAGCAGGACGGCGTCCGGCAGCCGCCCGAAGGCGTTCGACACGGCCTCCACCACGACGTCCGCGAGTCCCGGCACCGGTTCGAGCGCGTGGACGAAGCCGCTGAGGTAGCGCGGATAGGAGGGCACCACCAGCGGGTTGCCGAGGAGCTCGTCGCAACGGGCCCGCAGCTCCTCCCGGGAGAGCGTGCCGAGCTGCACCTGCGCCGCCCACAGCAGTGCCGTCTTCGCCGGGTCCTGCGGGTGCGACTGCGCCACCGACAGTTCGAGCTGCGTCCGGTCGCACCCCAGGGAGAGCGCCAGGCTCTCCATGCTGAACAGGAAGCCCAGCATCGCGGCCACCTGCCCGGCCGTCGCCTCCTCGTCCCGGAAGGCGGTCGGCAGCAGGGTGCAGTAGTGCGCGTAGCCGGTTCTGACGAACGACTCGATCCACGGCGGCAGCACCGCTTCGCTCGTCCGGTAGTACGCGAGGAGGCCGCGCACCCGGCGCAGCACCTCCGGCGCCCCGTCCACCGTGCGCTCGGCCGCCAGGACCTCCAGGGCGCGGGTGCCCAGCTCGTCGGCGAGACGCCGGCCGCCGAGGTACAGCGTCGCGTCCTCGACCGCAGCCAGGACCTGCGCGGTCGTCGCCTGCGGCCCGTGCGCGGTGCGCCGCAGACGCTGCTCCAGGACCTGTTCGAGGCTCACGCCCTCGTATCCGAGCTCGATGAGCGCCCGCTGGTGGGTGCCGAGGGACAGGTCCCACGACTCCTGGATCGACCGCTCGCCGAGCCGCCGCTCTCCCATGATGGGCCGGGCGGCGCCGGGCGGCATCAGACGGCGCAGCATCCACAGGACGTCGGAGCACGCCCGGAGGTCCGGCTCGGACGCCATGTCGAGCAGGGCGCGCCGCACGCCGCGCTGCTGGAGGTTCAGCTCCAGCGGTGCCAGCCGGTCGTGCACGTCGCGCGCCAGGGGCGGCAGCGCGTCGTAGCCGACCTGGCCGATCCGGTCGCCGCCCATCATGATCTCGACGAGGCGGCGCACGTCCCGGCGCCCCGGCACCGAGTCCTTCTCGATGCAGGTGACGGCCGCGTCCTGGAAGTCGTACGGCGTCGGCTTGGCCCGGTCCCGCATGCCCGCCAGCAGGATCGAGGTCTCGAAGACGGCGATCGCGTCGGCGGTCGAGGCCAGGTAGCCGCTGCGGCGGGCCGCGCGGACGATGTCCACGGACCAGCCGAGCAGTTCGGCCTCGTCCAGGGTGTCGACGACCGGCGGCCGGCGCAGGAAGCCGGAGAGCCGGTCGTCCGCGCCCACGGGCACGACAGGAGCGGCGGCCTTCACGGCCGCCTTTGTCGCGGCCGGCTTCTTCGTGCCGGCCTGGCCTTCCAGACGGTACGGCTTCACCCGGGTGCGCTTGAGGTTCTTCGCCCACTGCGTCGCGGCGATCGACACCGATCCGGAGGCGAGACCG
The sequence above is a segment of the Streptomyces sp. NBC_01255 genome. Coding sequences within it:
- a CDS encoding ATP-binding cassette domain-containing protein translates to MHPSPTPPTTPTPPDQDTTDGGPSASERLLFGGELAYDFGWGRHHGVWLKLSLRAMALSLPRQVGIAVRLAREADRRALYTVVAAEFGRGVTQAVSLIAVNAILVELLAQGSTVERLRSALPSLVVVAVLAVLASAGKSASAAATGILEPKVQRVATERYLGLVARVELEAIEDDAFHKLMDSAQWGAESSRRMVGYCTAVVTSAISLVAAAGVLTVLHPLLLPLLIAMALPSAWSSLTMARARYVSWHRFVQHARAAQLISRLLIDQQAAGEVRVHDVGPFLLEHFRGMAETSEREQTRLAWIGARTGLTADAARGLATVGTYAVLGLLLWDGHMALAVGGTAVLAIRTGSASITDLVLRVTDVQEESLFVADLETLCEEAVRREIPTTGVDLPEEVDEIRFEKVTFTYPGAEKPSLSEVDLVVPRGRTVAFVGRNGSGKTTVTRLLCGLYLPDDGRVTWGGVDTARACRAQVFDRVAMVAQNFHRWPFTARVNIGIGRPGGPLDDAPIGDAAAYAGADDVVKGLPRGLDTLLARGYRGGQEISGGQWQKIGLARARYREGQVLIVDEPTSALDPAAEQRVFDQIHRLAGTGQTTILITHRLHSVAHADLIYVMEEGRVVEAGTFAELMDPVTGTGAFREAYELQARQFVRPSVPSQGGPAGAESPTATASATDMTP
- a CDS encoding MFS transporter → MDTDGVTVRQKPDPLPSPWRSSRFRLFFTARSASLLADGMLMVSLTTAVLGAGYGASGVGYALAAWMAPIVLLVLVGGVLADRFTPQVMMVGADVVRLVAMLALAALLAAGGVRLWHIMALLALSGAATAMFQPGLASMVPQVAEDIQRANALLRISEAICTLAGPGLAGLLVAYWDVAGSFLVIAAAFALSALGLAPLRKLSTAKDDSADPLWQRLATGWHEFRSRSWLWGVIAVWAVYGLFVFGPALPLGAALLTEQHGASGYGWIASADGAGTIVGGLLGMRVKPRRPLVAGALAMVFFSLNPLAPALGWSFTLTAVTGVVAGCGFAFWGVMWATSVQTHIPLAVLSRVSAYDIAGSIMVIPLGRALAGPAAETFGADRVLLFSAVVGVVFLGVMLCVPAVRALGRAPEGG
- a CDS encoding DUF6271 family protein; translated protein: MRRVCLTLPTNRACSETLRAVAEEAAYGARRFGVEVHLLVLDSSEAPVLAEHRETVDGLPPAPGVVVHHLDETQQRTFLQAVIARSGVAAPDRVLDLMLPSRVSYGACTNRAFLIAEALGCASVHRRDSDSRYQVHSERPEGGEPVFPIHHELTSLGRRAAEVAGLVSRSRLDPACADRPVALVGGSFVGEMSVDVEEIRRLDPAVYDDVVGLSVPDGYPEIWRRNLIAESFRGAGTAPFTSDLTTLTRVGPTRVDMCNIGFTREVYGRVPLPPATDTIGSDYFLIHLVHDARLPGVLHNRHIINFHTRERRSDAGFLAYQRRLAKFLLSTPYFDAVYGQMAAAGAELLDSDGQVRASAVAGFVRDSTRLDRVENAERLDVIDRSFRKLGGRYAGAADVLAAERERLLDESRADMEEFALLIDAWGPLTRSTKSVKGITW
- a CDS encoding condensation domain-containing protein, whose amino-acid sequence is MVSERATSRLKDIRARACTVTVAYAGGEERRGPVTMGQANMIRCILRDEPAHINIHDVWPAPAGTGMEAAVDALRALAVRHEALRTTFPHAPGSAPREQVVAAEGTFTVTVLDHDELPGEPDRYAESLAREARDERFHLDRDFPLRVSLVALDGTPVYAALAASHAVADISALAVLKEEWLALLAGGTLPPQTALTPLGLAAEEAAPAGLRKSAASLGYWERIIRTGPQAMFAEPGAEGTEVRAPQLTLRSRRGARALALVAERTGGLPSTVLLTAWCALLAHRTDQPACVTAVPTSNRYEPRLTRSVNTLSQDALLCLDVRVPSFDVLLGKAWGAALNAYRHSRFDAVSLWEMIGRATFERGSRFTRDVAFNDVSTLPTALPSTLPSAHDPSSPGDDAVIGPELELSWGEDQVLPTRVLTFVHETDPLLRLGVWADPALFTREQAEGFLVGLVRLLEAAATGDVPLDALTEVTGVRPVERGADWERVDGSWVSPPAVAEALSRALDGVPVHVTTDPPATDGPAEAEAGRGLTAYIASGGAPLTPAAAHAALMDALPGRPGLLAPRRYVIVQSPPAEAHRSGAWLRQQILSEGTGREPADAT